A window from Mytilus galloprovincialis chromosome 8, xbMytGall1.hap1.1, whole genome shotgun sequence encodes these proteins:
- the LOC143042613 gene encoding ecdysone oxidase-like: protein MLSGIGPRKHLQQMKIPLKVDLPVGQNLYDHLMFAVQYNITAPLNINQKKASEPERILDYIFNRKGLFSRNEVEGIIFQNVNPLFTRGPQIEILFTNRAYEERFVRNPYPAFKKEIVKEHLKRVSENSFIARMFLLQPRSKGYLRLSDNSPFSYPIIDPRYLSHPEDIEDFVRGIRLMRSLEQTQAWKSIGATLVRQDVPGHCSEYLFDSDNYWRCIGRHFITAASHFIGTCRMGSVNDPSVVVDSRLRVIGIKNLRVADASVMRYLPSGHTNAPAMMIGEKAADMIRRDRTHRYKI from the exons ATGCTCTCGGGAATCGGTCCTCGCAAACATCTTCAACAAATGaag ATACCATTAAAAGTTGATCTGCCTGTTGGACAGAATTTGTATGATCACTTGATGTTTGCTGTTCAATATAACATAACTGCGCCATTGAATATTAACCAAAAAAAGGCTTCAGAACCAGAAAGAATTCTCGATTATATTTTCAACAGAAAAG GACTTTTTTCAAGAAACGAAGTTGAAggaataatttttcaaaatgtcaaCCCGCTATTTACAAGAGGTCCACAAATTGAAATTCTGTTTACTAACCGGGCCTACGAAGAGCGTTTTGTTCGTAATCCATATCCGGCATTTAAAAAAGAA ATTGTAAAGGAACATTTAAAACGTGTTTCTGAAAACAGTTTCATAGCGAGAATGTTCTTATTACAACCTAGAAGTAAAGGTTATTTGCGGCTTTCGGACAATTCACCATTTAGTTATCCTATAATAGATCCACGATATCTTTCTCATCCAGAGGACATTGAAGACTTTGTAAGAG GCATTCGGTTAATGCGTTCATTAGAACAAACTCAAGCATGGAAATCTATCGGGGCTACTTTGGTTAGACAAGATGTACCTGGACATTGTAGTGAATACCTTTTTGATTCGGATAATTACTGGAGGTGTATTGGACGTCATTTTATAACAGCGGCATCTCATTTTATAGGCACATGTAGAATGGGGTCAGTTAATGACCCGTCGGTTGTTGTTGATTCAAGATTAAG GGTTATTGGTATCAAGAACCTCCGAGTGGCAGATGCATCCGTTATGAGATATCTTCCTTCAGGTCATACAAACGCACCAGCCATGATGATTGGGGAGAAAGCTGCAGACATGATCAGACGTGATAGAACTCACAGATATAAAATCTAG
- the LOC143043782 gene encoding glucose dehydrogenase [FAD, quinone]-like, whose translation MFFAEVIVRRSAIASLVYFLAMILPERKVDPPGIYEKPFKEMYDYIVVGAGSAGSVVATRLSEDCDTSVLLLEAGISDLEPDDVTQIPSLWPSLIGSEKDWGYRSVQQKYSHLAYENERAYIPQGKVLGGTSSINSQAFVRGSRSNYDQWKHEGAVGWGYDDVLPFFRKLENATDTSYKDSTLRGLHGPIVIKEFTGSILQSFHQTAAKEIGFSTVDCNSDDPIGFCKNQMNVKDGKRCSTATCYLRPALDRRNLQVSLRSRVTKGESCLTCLM comes from the exons atgtttttcgcAGAAGTAATAGTCCGTAGATCGGCAATTGCATCTCTTGTTTACTTTCTTGCAATGATTCTTCCTGAACGGAAAGTAGATCCACCCGGAATCTATGAGAAACCCTTCAAAGAAATGTATGATTATATTGTTG tggGAGCTGGTTCTGCAGGTAGTGTAGTTGCCACTCGGCTTTCGGAAGATTGTGATACTTCAGTTCTTCTGCTGGAAGCTGGAATATCAGATTTGGAACCTGATGACGTAACTCAAATACCATCTCTGTGGCCTTCCCTTATAGGTTCAGAGAAAGATTGGGGATATCGTTCTGTTCAACAAAAGTACTCCCATCTTgcttatgaaaatgag AGAGCTTACATACCACAAGGCAAAGTGCTTGGAGGTACATCGTCGATAAATTCACAAGCCTTTGTTAGAGGCAGTCGTAGCAACTATGATCAATGGAAACACGAAGGGGCAGTCGGTTGGGGATACGACGATGTTCTGCCCTTCTTCAGAAAACTCGAAAATGCTACAGATACATCATACAAAGACTCAA CTTTACGAGGACTTCATGGACCTATAGTAATAAAAGAGTTTACTGGGAGTATTTTACAGTCATTTCACCAAACAGCGGCAAAGGAAATTGGATTTTCTACAGTAGATTGTAATAGTGATGATCCAATAG GTTTTTGTAAAAATCAGATGAATGTCAAAGACGGCAAACGTTGCAGTACAGCGACCTGTTACCTTAGGCCAGCCTTAGATAGACGGAACTTGCAAGTCAGTTTGCGATCTCGTGTAACCAAG gGCGAAAGttgtctaacatgtctaatgtGA